One stretch of Tepidibacter hydrothermalis DNA includes these proteins:
- a CDS encoding SDR family oxidoreductase, with product MKKKIVLITGGSSGIGLEMAKQMDKLDYTVLICGRSENKLDLVKKQVPSLHTYVCDVTDSKDRTSLFTKINGQFGQLDMLINNAGSTNRYLFNMEDMEKLERYMDADYEINQKSPILMAKLFQPLLEKSKGTIVNITSGLIYIPLFTKASYCSNKAALHSLTKTLRYQLKDRGIHVQEILYPEVNTPFQQGDVSDRAIMPDEAAALAIKGLMEGKDEIHVKGVESIYKMYRSDPEKAFETFSSSIPNNIEEVLY from the coding sequence ATGAAGAAAAAAATAGTATTAATAACGGGTGGAAGCTCAGGTATAGGATTAGAAATGGCAAAGCAGATGGATAAGTTAGACTACACTGTTCTTATATGTGGTCGTAGTGAGAACAAACTTGATTTAGTAAAAAAACAGGTTCCTTCGCTTCATACCTACGTATGTGATGTTACAGATTCTAAGGATAGAACATCTCTATTTACTAAAATCAATGGCCAGTTTGGACAATTGGATATGCTAATTAATAATGCAGGGAGTACCAATAGATATCTTTTCAATATGGAAGATATGGAGAAACTTGAAAGGTATATGGATGCTGATTATGAGATTAATCAAAAATCACCTATACTAATGGCAAAATTATTTCAGCCTCTTCTTGAGAAAAGCAAGGGAACTATTGTGAATATCACATCGGGATTGATTTATATTCCCTTATTTACTAAAGCAAGTTATTGTTCTAATAAGGCCGCACTACATTCATTGACAAAAACATTGCGCTATCAGCTAAAAGATCGAGGTATTCATGTTCAAGAAATACTATATCCCGAGGTTAATACTCCATTTCAACAGGGGGATGTATCCGACAGAGCTATTATGCCAGATGAAGCCGCAGCTTTGGCTATTAAAGGTTTGATGGAAGGGAAAGATGAGATTCATGTAAAAGGCGTTGAATCAATATATAAAATGTATAGAAGCGATCCTGAAAAAGCATTTGAAACTTTTAGTAGTTCTATACCAAATAATATTGAAGAAGTACTGTATTAA
- a CDS encoding Crp/Fnr family transcriptional regulator encodes MEYRNSSIDDIALKNSMMIGLNNIHTVTRDMIDELYKVTTYKMVKKGEYFVRAGEVPDSLAYNINGLFRLYYVDRDGNDFTKGFSVPGIFTVSYSAMLENRESFFSIEALRDSEILMLTYKDLLDLADRDIRWYTFLFKLVEKMYMMKELREKSFLLDDATKRYQDFIKRYPTLVNEIKKYHIASYLRITPETLSRIRKKI; translated from the coding sequence ATGGAGTATAGAAATAGTAGCATCGATGATATAGCACTTAAGAATAGCATGATGATTGGACTTAACAATATACACACGGTAACAAGGGATATGATTGATGAACTCTACAAGGTGACTACTTATAAAATGGTCAAAAAGGGAGAGTATTTCGTTAGGGCAGGAGAGGTACCGGATTCCTTAGCCTATAATATAAATGGTCTGTTTAGGCTGTATTATGTTGATAGAGATGGAAACGATTTTACTAAGGGATTTTCTGTGCCTGGTATTTTTACTGTATCATATAGTGCTATGCTTGAAAACAGAGAATCTTTTTTCTCGATTGAAGCTTTAAGGGATTCAGAAATACTGATGTTAACATATAAAGATTTATTAGATTTAGCAGATAGGGACATTAGATGGTATACCTTTCTTTTTAAGTTGGTGGAGAAGATGTATATGATGAAGGAGCTAAGGGAAAAATCCTTTTTACTTGATGATGCCACCAAACGATATCAAGATTTTATTAAGAGATATCCTACATTAGTAAATGAAATAAAAAAATATCACATTGCCTCATATCTAAGGATTACTCCAGAGACTTTAAGTAGAATTAGGAAAAAAATTTAA
- a CDS encoding anti-sigma factor domain-containing protein gives MRRGMVLKLNNDYALIATDDSDLIRIKRREGMRIGQKIFVLDEDIIFLEEENEKRSIKSNYLKVVATLAACIAIVVLINNIFLKDNRPLYAMVSLDINPSFELGIDDAYNVIQIKAMNDESKNILDTELIGEPLTVVVSEILSDVEKSGYALESDNTVLVSTVSFKNDDDKPLQKVVADGVSLAMSENEVYKSVKVIFIESDEQDLKAAEEQRLSVGKYRLLEMGDHKIDKTTIEKGRVSDLIKKKEIKDDLKMDKTIQIIDGKDLQKLEQIEENIEDIKNRVDQLKDVLNREDFEKIEDLFDDIDIMENQLINEDSEFEELYEVIESLQSIIKLKEDKEVWKEKEPTYFYKKYEEWEEELDDTYEEDEEWEEELDDTYEEDEEWEEELDDTYEEDEEWEEELGDSYEEDEEREEEELDDSYEEDEEWEEEELDDSYEEDGEWEDEKLDDSYEEDGEWEDEKLDDSYEEEVNNDL, from the coding sequence ATGAGACGTGGCATGGTTTTGAAATTAAATAATGATTATGCACTTATTGCAACTGATGACTCCGATTTAATCAGAATAAAACGTAGAGAAGGAATGAGAATAGGACAAAAGATTTTTGTCCTTGATGAAGATATAATTTTTTTAGAAGAAGAAAATGAAAAGCGTTCAATTAAGTCCAATTATTTAAAAGTTGTAGCTACACTGGCTGCATGTATCGCAATTGTAGTACTCATAAATAATATATTTCTAAAAGATAATCGTCCACTGTATGCAATGGTTAGTCTTGATATTAATCCTAGTTTTGAACTCGGAATAGATGATGCATATAATGTTATTCAAATTAAGGCAATGAATGATGAAAGCAAGAACATTCTGGATACAGAATTGATTGGCGAACCCCTAACTGTTGTTGTGTCAGAAATTTTATCGGATGTTGAAAAGTCGGGTTATGCATTGGAATCGGATAATACGGTATTGGTATCAACGGTAAGTTTTAAGAATGATGATGATAAGCCGTTACAAAAGGTAGTAGCGGATGGCGTTAGCTTAGCCATGTCAGAGAATGAGGTTTATAAAAGTGTAAAAGTTATATTTATTGAATCAGATGAACAGGATCTTAAAGCAGCAGAAGAACAGAGACTCAGTGTAGGTAAGTATCGATTACTTGAGATGGGTGACCATAAAATTGATAAAACAACAATTGAAAAAGGCAGAGTATCTGATCTTATCAAGAAAAAAGAGATTAAAGATGACCTGAAGATGGATAAAACTATTCAAATAATTGATGGGAAAGACTTACAGAAACTGGAGCAAATAGAAGAAAATATTGAGGACATCAAAAATAGAGTTGATCAATTAAAAGATGTGTTGAATAGAGAGGATTTTGAAAAAATCGAAGATTTGTTTGATGATATTGACATAATGGAAAATCAGCTTATTAATGAAGATTCAGAATTCGAAGAACTCTATGAAGTAATAGAAAGTTTACAATCAATAATAAAATTGAAAGAAGATAAAGAAGTTTGGAAAGAGAAAGAACCAACTTATTTTTATAAAAAATATGAAGAGTGGGAAGAAGAACTAGATGATACATATGAAGAAGATGAAGAGTGGGAAGAAGAACTAGATGATACATATGAAGAAGATGAAGAGTGGGAAGAAGAACTAGATGATACATATGAAGAAGATGAAGAGTGGGAAGAAGAATTAGGTGATTCTTATGAAGAAGATGAAGAGCGGGAAGAGGAAGAACTAGATGATTCTTATGAAGAAGATGAAGAATGGGAAGAGGAAGAACTAGATGATTCTTATGAAGAAGATGGAGAATGGGAAGATGAAAAATTAGACGATTCTTATGAAGAAGATGGAGAATGGGAAGATGAAAAATTAGACGATTCTTATGAAGAAGAAGTAAATAATGATTTGTAA
- a CDS encoding sigma factor encodes MTAKMEKLEEIIEYIRAHPEEEKVYKSRVIEAHLPFIVHTITQVTGRYVEVENSEELSVGLIAFDEAMSKYYADRGATFLSFARLVISSRIKDFINKERRTNKVISLEQMTESNGYQAGMNDSNFENEVAVEVEIWESFIQKFGFDLEQLVDELPRHADTRNNAIDLSEKISHDSEIVDRMYQKYKLPMAKIILRFRTTKKVLKRSKKFIIATVVIFTKNLATLKQWIYSDRKRCSS; translated from the coding sequence ATGACAGCAAAGATGGAAAAACTCGAAGAAATAATTGAATATATACGTGCTCATCCTGAAGAGGAAAAAGTATATAAAAGTAGAGTGATTGAGGCTCATTTGCCATTCATTGTACATACGATAACACAAGTCACAGGTAGGTATGTAGAGGTGGAAAACAGTGAGGAACTAAGTGTTGGACTGATAGCATTTGATGAAGCAATGTCAAAGTATTATGCAGACCGTGGTGCTACATTTTTAAGCTTTGCCAGACTAGTCATTAGCAGTAGGATTAAAGATTTTATAAATAAAGAACGAAGAACTAATAAAGTAATTTCACTTGAACAGATGACCGAATCTAATGGATATCAAGCTGGAATGAATGATTCAAATTTTGAGAATGAAGTAGCAGTTGAAGTTGAAATATGGGAGTCTTTTATACAAAAATTTGGATTTGATTTAGAACAGTTAGTGGATGAATTACCTAGACATGCAGATACAAGGAACAATGCAATTGATTTGTCTGAAAAAATAAGTCATGATAGTGAAATTGTTGATCGTATGTATCAAAAATACAAATTACCAATGGCCAAGATTATACTTAGATTTAGAACGACTAAAAAAGTATTAAAACGAAGCAAGAAATTCATAATAGCAACTGTGGTTATTTTCACAAAGAACTTAGCCACTTTAAAACAATGGATTTATTCAGATAGAAAGAGGTGTTCATCATAA
- a CDS encoding alkyl/aryl-sulfatase, which yields MNSKNNKENISARRKKATYKTKMINKEIYINIDLNKLKIEEELAKKNVVVDVPLPVIKKEDSLIPVWDLRRYAFLLENKIPYTVNPKLWEQGKLNLNSGIFRITDRIYQIRGFDLANISLVRGNTGWIVIDCLTSKETAEAAIKLVNEHFGNIPISAVIFSHSHVDHYGGILGILNSNTTENIKIYAPRGFMDAVIEENVNAGVAMTRRGLYMYGELLPRDKKGQIDCGIGKYVSGGTVTLTNDVNEISPIGNEEYIEKVIDGVTMQFLLTEDTEAPSEMDMYIPSEKSLCIAENCSATLHNIYTLRGAEVRDPVAWASDIQKAINLWGDNLTSVFGVHTWPRFGNKYCIEYMEKQRDLYQYINDQTLRLINKGYTIDDVGRMVKFPETLSDEWYDSSFYGTVVHNSKAVYQKYIGWYNGNPVDLNKLFPEESAKKYVEYMGGEDSVLEKAKKSFEYGEYQWVAEVTKQVIYANPNNRDAKLLCADALEQLGYIAESGPWRNEYLMGAQELRFGIIPIKRSVITDEVLNAIPLENVLYLMSIRIDGLKAGDFDYKINFIIPDRDEVASTEVKRGIFRYLNNELAKDAVVTVTMSKETLYELATTNNKPDSSSIIVEGDICKWQLFLWTQDRVDPNFNIMTPVPKKE from the coding sequence ATGAATAGCAAAAATAATAAAGAGAATATTAGTGCTAGGAGAAAAAAGGCTACCTATAAAACTAAGATGATAAACAAAGAAATATATATAAATATTGATTTGAATAAATTAAAAATAGAAGAAGAACTAGCAAAAAAGAATGTAGTTGTAGATGTACCATTGCCTGTAATTAAAAAAGAAGATTCTTTGATACCTGTATGGGATTTGAGAAGGTATGCTTTTTTACTAGAAAATAAAATACCATATACTGTTAATCCGAAACTTTGGGAGCAAGGAAAGTTAAATTTGAATTCAGGTATATTTAGAATTACAGATAGAATATATCAGATTAGGGGTTTTGATCTTGCAAATATAAGTTTAGTTAGAGGTAATACGGGATGGATAGTGATTGATTGTTTAACTTCAAAAGAGACAGCAGAAGCTGCAATAAAATTAGTTAATGAACATTTTGGAAATATACCTATTAGTGCTGTAATATTTAGCCACTCTCATGTAGACCATTATGGAGGAATATTAGGAATTTTAAATAGCAATACAACAGAAAATATTAAGATATATGCTCCAAGAGGATTTATGGATGCGGTGATAGAAGAAAATGTTAATGCAGGAGTTGCAATGACTCGTCGTGGTTTGTATATGTATGGAGAATTATTACCACGTGATAAAAAAGGTCAAATAGATTGTGGAATTGGAAAGTATGTTTCTGGAGGGACAGTAACTCTTACAAATGATGTTAACGAAATATCTCCAATTGGAAATGAGGAATATATAGAAAAAGTGATTGATGGAGTAACTATGCAGTTTTTATTAACTGAAGATACTGAAGCACCTTCAGAAATGGATATGTATATTCCAAGTGAAAAGTCTTTATGTATTGCAGAAAACTGTAGTGCAACCCTTCACAATATATATACGTTAAGAGGTGCAGAAGTTCGAGATCCAGTTGCTTGGGCTAGCGATATACAAAAAGCAATAAACTTATGGGGTGATAATTTAACATCAGTGTTTGGAGTTCACACTTGGCCACGATTTGGCAATAAGTACTGTATCGAATATATGGAGAAACAAAGAGATTTATATCAATATATAAACGATCAGACTTTGAGGTTGATAAATAAAGGATATACAATAGATGATGTTGGAAGAATGGTCAAATTTCCTGAAACATTAAGTGATGAGTGGTATGACAGCTCCTTTTATGGAACTGTGGTTCATAACTCAAAAGCTGTTTATCAAAAATATATAGGATGGTACAACGGAAATCCAGTGGATTTAAACAAGTTATTCCCAGAAGAATCAGCAAAAAAATATGTAGAGTATATGGGTGGAGAGGATTCTGTATTAGAAAAAGCAAAGAAATCATTTGAATATGGAGAATACCAATGGGTGGCAGAAGTCACTAAACAAGTCATTTATGCCAATCCAAATAATAGAGATGCAAAGTTACTTTGTGCTGATGCTTTAGAGCAATTAGGATATATAGCAGAATCAGGGCCATGGAGAAATGAATACTTAATGGGAGCACAAGAACTACGATTTGGTATCATTCCAATTAAACGTTCGGTAATAACAGATGAAGTTTTAAATGCAATACCACTTGAAAATGTATTATATTTGATGAGTATAAGAATAGATGGATTAAAAGCAGGAGATTTTGATTATAAAATCAACTTTATAATTCCAGATAGAGATGAAGTTGCCTCAACTGAAGTTAAACGTGGTATATTTAGATACTTAAATAATGAGCTTGCAAAGGATGCAGTTGTAACGGTAACGATGTCAAAAGAAACATTATATGAACTAGCAACAACCAATAATAAACCAGATAGCTCATCTATAATAGTAGAAGGAGATATTTGCAAATGGCAATTATTTTTATGGACACAAGATCGAGTAGATCCAAATTTCAATATAATGACACCAGTACCTAAAAAAGAATAA
- a CDS encoding vanadium-dependent haloperoxidase yields MYNKFVESQISSTKKNDNIAKNKSTQTNKKQNSDENFNLSKSCEIGPLTPLQHSEKAHTIRTDAASFQKDLPIPGNPCNGDSSLYPNKIANYSKALPHNELGEVNMSAYNIWLKALTTGNPEIFEDIPLGGIRKLANPQASYAFDLEGPNSHHLTMPVPPNFSSACIASEMAEDYWRALTRDIPFAEYNSNILIREAANDMSTFSDYRGPKDGGIVTSGTLFRGNTKGDLVGPYISQFLCKDIPFGSKMVKQQYRTPLPEKDYMTSYEEWLNIQNGGTPSSLIEFDPKPRYIRNGRDLGEWVHGDFTYQCALNACLILLSFGEKALCPENPYLCSKTQVGFITFGSAYILDLIAKSARIALEAAWFQKFLVHRRLRPEEFGGRVHNDLTWATDYPINSELLNCKAISKVFDKYGTYLLPMAYPEGCPTHTSYPAGHACIAGAGVTMMKAFFDEDFIIPNPVVASPDGLSLLHYSDEQLTIGGELNKLASNISLGRDTAGVHWRSDGIEGLKLGESVAIGILHDFKKTYNEDFKGFCFTKFDGTTVIV; encoded by the coding sequence GTGTATAACAAATTTGTTGAATCACAAATATCAAGTACAAAAAAAAATGATAATATAGCAAAAAATAAAAGTACTCAAACTAATAAAAAACAAAATTCAGATGAAAATTTCAACTTAAGTAAATCTTGTGAAATCGGACCATTAACACCTCTTCAACATAGTGAAAAAGCACATACAATCCGTACAGATGCAGCTAGCTTCCAAAAAGATCTCCCCATACCAGGTAACCCTTGTAATGGAGATTCATCATTATACCCAAATAAAATTGCTAACTACTCTAAGGCTTTACCACATAATGAATTAGGCGAAGTTAATATGAGTGCCTATAATATATGGCTTAAGGCTTTAACAACCGGTAATCCTGAAATATTTGAAGATATACCTTTAGGTGGCATTAGGAAATTGGCTAATCCTCAGGCTTCATATGCATTTGATCTAGAAGGACCTAATTCTCATCATTTAACTATGCCTGTGCCACCTAATTTTAGTAGTGCATGTATAGCTAGCGAAATGGCTGAAGATTATTGGAGAGCATTAACTCGTGATATACCCTTTGCAGAATATAATTCTAATATTCTTATTCGTGAAGCTGCTAATGATATGTCGACATTCTCAGATTATCGTGGGCCAAAAGACGGGGGAATAGTTACTTCAGGTACATTATTTCGTGGTAATACTAAGGGAGATTTAGTTGGACCTTATATTTCTCAATTTTTGTGCAAAGATATTCCATTTGGATCCAAAATGGTTAAACAACAATACCGTACTCCATTACCCGAGAAGGACTATATGACTTCATATGAAGAGTGGTTAAATATTCAAAATGGTGGGACTCCTAGTAGTTTAATTGAATTTGACCCTAAACCTCGTTATATTCGAAATGGTAGAGACTTAGGAGAATGGGTTCATGGAGATTTTACGTATCAATGTGCCTTAAACGCTTGTTTGATTTTATTAAGCTTTGGAGAGAAAGCTCTATGCCCAGAAAATCCTTATTTATGTTCAAAAACACAAGTTGGTTTTATTACTTTTGGGTCGGCATATATTTTAGATTTGATTGCTAAATCGGCAAGGATAGCACTGGAAGCTGCTTGGTTTCAAAAATTCCTAGTTCATCGTCGATTACGCCCTGAGGAATTCGGAGGACGTGTTCATAATGATTTGACATGGGCTACTGATTATCCTATTAATTCAGAGTTATTAAATTGTAAGGCTATTTCTAAAGTTTTTGATAAATATGGAACCTACTTGTTGCCTATGGCGTATCCAGAAGGTTGTCCTACTCATACATCCTATCCAGCTGGTCATGCTTGCATTGCTGGTGCAGGTGTTACTATGATGAAAGCTTTCTTTGATGAAGATTTTATTATACCTAATCCAGTTGTAGCTAGTCCTGATGGTTTATCATTACTACATTATTCAGATGAACAATTAACTATAGGTGGTGAATTAAATAAACTAGCTTCCAACATTTCTCTTGGTAGAGATACCGCAGGTGTTCACTGGCGTTCAGATGGAATAGAGGGACTAAAATTAGGAGAATCTGTTGCTATTGGTATCCTTCATGATTTTAAGAAAACTTATAATGAAGACTTCAAAGGATTTTGTTTTACAAAGTTTGACGGAACTACCGTAATAGTTTAA
- a CDS encoding sugar ABC transporter substrate-binding protein gives MKKITTLLLIMTLLFTMAGCGKTTTSNENEKPKIALLMADLGNPYFHVLRDAVVNQGEELGYEVLVYDGQNDASKQPSQVEDAIQKGVNAIIINPSDESSTANSLKDAIAQDIPVVTVDRSVDVDGILSYLVTDNKKGGELAGKWLENKLPEGGNVVHIEGIIGTAPQRERGGGFLSIVDPEKNSNSKFKILDTAVGEFSMAPAEAAMSDLLAKHDDIDVVFTQNDTMAVGVARAIETAGRQDDGIIVIGFDGAKEAYDLIDQGKMAVTAVQDFKFIGSESVKYVDAYLKDGTKPEPRVLVDVYMSDDKK, from the coding sequence ATGAAAAAGATTACAACACTATTATTAATAATGACTTTGTTATTTACAATGGCAGGGTGTGGTAAAACTACTACAAGCAATGAAAATGAAAAACCTAAAATTGCATTGCTTATGGCTGATTTAGGAAATCCTTACTTTCATGTACTTCGTGATGCTGTAGTTAATCAAGGAGAAGAATTAGGATATGAAGTATTAGTTTATGATGGACAAAATGATGCTTCTAAACAACCTTCTCAAGTTGAAGATGCTATCCAAAAGGGTGTTAATGCAATTATTATAAACCCTTCAGATGAATCATCAACTGCAAATTCATTAAAAGATGCAATAGCTCAAGATATTCCAGTTGTAACAGTTGATAGATCTGTAGATGTAGATGGTATTTTATCTTATTTAGTTACAGACAATAAAAAAGGTGGAGAACTTGCTGGTAAATGGTTAGAAAATAAATTACCAGAAGGTGGTAATGTTGTACATATAGAAGGAATTATAGGTACTGCTCCTCAACGTGAACGTGGAGGCGGATTCCTTAGTATAGTTGATCCAGAAAAAAATTCAAACAGTAAATTTAAGATTTTAGATACAGCTGTAGGTGAATTTTCTATGGCACCAGCAGAGGCTGCTATGTCTGATTTACTAGCAAAACATGATGATATTGATGTAGTATTCACACAAAATGATACAATGGCAGTTGGTGTTGCACGTGCTATTGAAACAGCTGGAAGACAAGATGATGGTATTATTGTTATTGGTTTTGATGGTGCAAAAGAAGCATATGATTTAATCGATCAAGGGAAAATGGCAGTAACAGCAGTTCAAGATTTTAAATTTATAGGATCTGAATCAGTGAAGTATGTTGATGCTTATTTAAAAGATGGTACAAAACCAGAACCACGTGTTTTAGTTGATGTTTATATGTCAGATGATAAAAAATAA
- a CDS encoding ABC transporter permease, translated as MNMKKVGDIYKKFGTVFSLLILVIIVTAMNPKFLTLYNILNIFRQVSINGLIAFGMTFVILTGGIDLSVGSILGLTGVILGLMIKSGTPDVIAILIAIVFGTMLGAINGVLVSKIKLQPFIATLATMTMFRGITMIISDGIPFMGLTKNAPVLDYFSQGRFLKVPFPMIIFLLLLAVLLVLLQNTAFGRSVYALGGNEEAARLSSIPVIKVKTLVYVISGFLSSLAAIILTSRLSSSQPTAGMGFELDAIAAVVIGGTSLSGGKGKIFGTFLGALIIGVLNNGLNIIGVSAFYQQFIKGLVILFAVILDRKSTK; from the coding sequence ATGAATATGAAAAAAGTTGGGGATATATACAAAAAATTTGGAACAGTATTTAGTTTATTGATTTTAGTAATTATTGTAACGGCAATGAATCCTAAATTTTTGACACTATACAATATTTTAAATATATTTAGACAAGTATCAATTAATGGGCTTATTGCTTTTGGAATGACATTTGTGATATTGACAGGTGGAATAGATTTATCTGTAGGATCTATACTTGGGCTTACAGGTGTAATATTAGGACTAATGATAAAGTCAGGCACTCCAGATGTGATTGCTATATTAATTGCAATTGTATTTGGTACTATGCTTGGAGCAATAAATGGGGTTTTGGTTTCTAAAATAAAACTACAACCATTTATAGCTACATTAGCAACAATGACTATGTTCAGAGGGATTACAATGATTATTTCTGATGGTATTCCATTTATGGGTCTTACAAAAAATGCACCTGTACTAGATTATTTTAGTCAAGGAAGATTCCTAAAAGTACCTTTTCCAATGATTATATTTTTATTATTACTAGCAGTTTTATTAGTTCTTTTACAAAATACAGCTTTTGGTAGATCTGTATATGCACTAGGTGGAAATGAAGAGGCTGCTAGGTTGTCTTCGATACCAGTAATTAAAGTAAAAACTTTAGTTTATGTTATTAGTGGTTTTTTATCTTCATTAGCAGCTATTATCTTAACTTCTAGATTAAGTTCATCACAACCTACTGCAGGAATGGGTTTTGAATTAGATGCAATAGCAGCAGTTGTTATAGGTGGTACAAGCCTATCAGGTGGAAAAGGAAAGATTTTTGGAACATTTTTAGGTGCATTAATTATTGGAGTTTTAAATAATGGACTAAATATTATAGGAGTTTCAGCATTTTATCAACAATTTATTAAAGGATTAGTAATACTATTTGCGGTTATTTTAGATCGCAAAAGTACTAAATAA
- a CDS encoding sugar ABC transporter ATP-binding protein, with product MKNINKSFGDVKVLENAGIHVKDKQIHALMGENGAGKSTMMKILTGVYTKDSGEIIINGKTEDIYNIKKSENLKIAFIHQELNVLREMSIVDNMFLGKELKNKFGLIDKKRMLKIAKEKLNILGLDINPNTLIKDISVGYRQLVEIAKALLLDAELIIMDEPTAALTDKEIELLFRVMRELKEKGVSFIYISHRMEEIFELCDEITVLRDGKYVGCEKISDTSFDEIVSMMVGYDMDDRFPKSNTTPGEVVLSVKELEKHGKFEGINFDLRSGEVLGFSGLMGSGRTDVMHAIFGSTKCDSGEIYLNNKKVNIDSPLIAKKLGFGFITEDRKNEGLILDFDINNNMVLPSLKDFKKNGLMDDFKISETTDKFIKKLKVRTSSPKVEVGNLSGGNQQKVVIAKWLITKPRILILDEPTRGVDVGAKKEIYEIINELKKEGVAIIVVSSELPEVLGICDRIAVMHEKKLKKIFDIEHATQEKIMEYATGGGK from the coding sequence ATGAAAAATATTAACAAATCTTTTGGTGATGTCAAAGTTTTAGAAAACGCAGGAATTCACGTTAAGGATAAGCAAATTCATGCACTGATGGGCGAAAATGGAGCTGGAAAATCAACTATGATGAAGATTTTAACAGGAGTTTATACTAAAGATTCTGGAGAAATAATCATCAATGGAAAAACAGAGGACATTTATAATATAAAAAAAAGTGAAAATCTAAAAATTGCTTTTATTCATCAGGAATTAAATGTGCTACGTGAAATGAGCATTGTAGATAATATGTTTTTAGGTAAAGAACTTAAAAATAAATTTGGACTCATTGATAAAAAGAGGATGCTAAAAATAGCAAAAGAGAAATTAAACATATTAGGTTTAGATATTAATCCAAATACGTTAATTAAAGATATATCTGTTGGATATAGACAACTTGTTGAGATTGCAAAGGCGCTTTTATTAGATGCTGAACTTATTATTATGGATGAACCAACAGCTGCACTTACAGATAAAGAAATTGAACTTCTTTTTAGAGTAATGAGAGAATTAAAAGAAAAGGGAGTTTCGTTTATATATATATCACATAGGATGGAAGAAATATTTGAACTATGCGATGAAATTACTGTTCTTCGAGATGGAAAGTATGTTGGATGCGAAAAAATTAGTGATACAAGTTTTGATGAAATCGTTAGTATGATGGTTGGATATGATATGGATGATCGTTTTCCAAAATCAAATACAACTCCAGGAGAAGTGGTTTTATCTGTAAAGGAACTCGAAAAACATGGAAAGTTTGAAGGTATTAATTTTGACTTGAGAAGTGGCGAAGTACTTGGTTTTTCCGGATTAATGGGTTCAGGTAGAACTGATGTTATGCATGCTATATTTGGAAGCACCAAATGTGATAGTGGAGAAATTTATTTAAATAATAAAAAAGTTAACATAGACTCACCATTAATCGCTAAAAAATTAGGTTTTGGATTTATTACTGAAGATAGGAAAAATGAAGGGTTGATATTGGACTTTGATATTAATAATAATATGGTATTACCTTCATTGAAAGATTTTAAAAAAAATGGGTTAATGGATGATTTTAAAATTTCAGAAACTACAGATAAATTTATAAAGAAATTAAAAGTTAGAACATCTAGTCCAAAGGTTGAAGTTGGTAATTTAAGTGGTGGTAATCAACAAAAAGTAGTTATTGCAAAGTGGCTTATTACAAAACCTAGAATATTAATTTTAGATGAGCCAACACGTGGAGTAGATGTAGGTGCTAAAAAAGAAATTTATGAAATAATTAATGAACTTAAGAAAGAGGGAGTTGCAATTATTGTTGTTTCTAGTGAATTACCTGAAGTATTAGGTATTTGTGATAGAATCGCTGTTATGCATGAGAAAAAGTTGAAAAAAATATTTGATATTGAACATGCTACTCAAGAAAAGATTATGGAATATGCAACAGGTGGAGGAAAATAG